The proteins below are encoded in one region of uncultured Eubacteriales bacterium:
- a CDS encoding exported hypothetical protein (Evidence 5 : No homology to any previously reported sequences) — protein sequence MASLLFTSSIAVAVLRLKASTAGKANAAKMAITRRFNEIFRICFMGGLPFWALVTFLYPVYRFTPGLVK from the coding sequence TTGGCCAGCTTGCTTTTTACCTCTTCCATAGCCGTGGCCGTGTTGAGACTCAAAGCCAGCACCGCAGGCAAGGCCAACGCCGCGAAAATGGCCATCACGCGGCGTTTTAACGAGATATTCCGGATCTGTTTCATGGGCGGCCTCCCCTTTTGGGCGTTGGTTACTTTCCTATATCCAGTGTACCGTTTTACCCCCGGGCTTGTCAAATGA
- a CDS encoding HAMP domain protein, with translation MKQIRNISLKRRVMAIFAALALPAVLALSLNTATAMEEVKSKLAKAGEASLRLFAVSLETQMNAAETYMVDLALHSENLRRLGGETGRTQAYLDGYEVSQSFSAILTANKALMGVMLYSVPNDLFMAQYGTVAGGGPEQRTQAMQAMQEELTELASVGPLDAKEWFAKEVGGRTYWLRVVRYHSVYLASAIDLGLLLDKAAGQYDFDGLLAFLDEEGNTLIGGVGVTAGQIAWNQEGYGTANSDGRSYLSVKSAADRLSLLYLMPFQGVQGAMRPLELVLVLCTALMLVAIPVMWVYVRRTVFQPLDSLVDTMEKIGRGELTARPSAAYKNREFKQVNDTFNGMINQITDLKIDSYERQLAAERSEMTALKMQIRPHFVLNCLKNVYALAETGRTGEIQKLILLLSRHLRYILSYSEDTVPLERELELCQNYIELSGVGQTHPACCSIELDERLGELPVPPVSLLTLVENSLKHGVWEGRALHIVITARQLEMEDGALANITVADNGPGFTPSQLEELNRAAPREESGRHVGLANVLRRLKLLYGSGLAVAFANGRDGGARVELFLLQEKKEKESSEHEIADRG, from the coding sequence ATGAAACAGATCCGGAATATCTCGTTAAAACGCCGCGTGATGGCCATTTTCGCGGCGTTGGCCTTGCCTGCGGTGCTGGCTTTGAGTCTCAACACGGCCACGGCTATGGAAGAGGTAAAAAGCAAGCTGGCCAAGGCGGGGGAGGCCTCGCTGCGTCTGTTCGCCGTATCACTGGAGACTCAGATGAACGCTGCTGAGACCTATATGGTGGACCTGGCTTTGCACAGCGAAAACCTGCGCCGCCTTGGCGGGGAGACGGGACGGACTCAGGCGTATCTGGACGGCTATGAGGTGAGCCAGAGCTTTTCCGCCATCCTGACGGCCAACAAGGCCCTGATGGGCGTGATGCTGTACAGCGTGCCGAACGACCTCTTCATGGCGCAGTACGGTACGGTGGCCGGCGGCGGGCCGGAGCAGAGAACCCAGGCAATGCAAGCCATGCAGGAGGAGCTGACGGAGCTTGCCAGCGTTGGCCCCCTGGATGCGAAGGAGTGGTTTGCCAAGGAGGTGGGCGGGCGCACCTACTGGCTGCGCGTGGTGCGCTACCACTCGGTCTACCTCGCCAGCGCCATCGACCTGGGCCTGCTGCTGGACAAGGCTGCCGGGCAGTACGATTTCGACGGTCTGCTGGCATTTCTGGATGAGGAGGGGAACACGCTGATCGGCGGCGTTGGCGTGACGGCGGGACAGATAGCCTGGAACCAGGAGGGGTATGGAACCGCCAACAGCGACGGCCGCTCGTACCTGAGCGTAAAGAGCGCGGCGGACCGGCTGAGCCTTTTATACCTCATGCCGTTTCAGGGCGTTCAGGGAGCCATGCGCCCTCTGGAGCTGGTGCTGGTACTGTGTACGGCACTGATGCTGGTGGCCATCCCCGTAATGTGGGTATACGTGCGCCGCACGGTGTTCCAGCCGCTGGATTCCCTGGTGGATACGATGGAGAAAATCGGTCGGGGCGAGCTGACGGCCCGGCCCAGCGCCGCATATAAAAACAGGGAATTTAAGCAGGTAAACGACACATTCAACGGCATGATCAACCAGATTACTGACCTAAAGATAGACAGCTACGAGCGGCAGCTCGCGGCCGAGCGCAGCGAGATGACGGCGCTGAAGATGCAGATCCGCCCACATTTTGTCCTCAACTGCCTGAAGAACGTATATGCGCTGGCAGAGACGGGCCGTACCGGTGAGATACAGAAGCTGATCCTGCTCCTCTCCCGGCATTTGCGCTACATTCTCTCGTATTCGGAGGACACCGTGCCGCTGGAGAGGGAGCTTGAGCTGTGTCAAAACTATATTGAACTGAGCGGCGTGGGCCAGACGCACCCAGCCTGCTGCTCCATCGAGCTGGACGAGCGGCTCGGGGAGCTGCCCGTGCCTCCGGTCTCACTGCTGACGTTGGTGGAGAACAGCTTAAAGCACGGGGTCTGGGAGGGCAGGGCGCTGCACATCGTTATCACAGCCCGGCAGCTTGAAATGGAGGATGGCGCACTTGCCAACATCACGGTGGCTGACAATGGCCCGGGCTTTACACCCTCACAGCTGGAAGAGCTGAACCGGGCTGCCCCTCGGGAGGAGAGCGGCCGGCATGTGGGCCTTGCCAACGTGCTGCGCCGGTTGAAGCTGCTGTATGGCAGCGGACTGGCTGTGGCGTTCGCCAACGGCAGGGACGGGGGAGCGCGCGTGGAACTGTTCCTCCTGCAGGAGAAAAAGGAAAAGGAGAGCTCCGAGCATGAAATTGCTGATCGTGGATGA